A window from uncultured Desulfobacter sp. encodes these proteins:
- a CDS encoding FmdB family zinc ribbon protein has product MPVYEYQCSGCGHIEEVFQKISESPLEVCPRCNGSLKKIISQSTFHLKGSGWYVTDYGGANAGSKPNDQSSSKSEKSAPKSDSK; this is encoded by the coding sequence ATGCCGGTTTATGAGTACCAATGCAGTGGGTGCGGACATATAGAAGAGGTTTTTCAAAAAATTTCGGAGTCCCCCCTGGAAGTTTGTCCCAGGTGCAATGGTAGCCTAAAAAAGATTATTTCCCAAAGCACCTTTCATCTTAAAGGATCCGGGTGGTATGTAACGGATTACGGTGGAGCCAATGCCGGTTCCAAGCCCAACGATCAGTCATCGTCAAAGTCAGAAAAGTCAGCGCCCAAATCAGATTCAAAGTAG
- a CDS encoding AURKAIP1/COX24 domain-containing protein: MGSVIKKRRKKMRKHKHRKLLAKTRHQRKKK; this comes from the coding sequence TTGGGTAGCGTTATTAAAAAGAGAAGAAAAAAAATGCGCAAGCATAAACATAGAAAGCTCCTTGCCAAAACCAGACATCAAAGAAAGAAAAAATAG
- the hflC gene encoding protease modulator HflC — protein MEETNSNVGRVPAVLLGIIIIAAFVLFNSAYVIDETEQVVITQFGRIVGDAKTTPGLKFKIPFIQKVNFFPKILLEWDGDPGQIPTKDKTYIWVDTFARWRISDPIVYFQTVKDEFSALKRLDDIIDPAMRDLISAYPLVESVRNTDRPMDTFDAIQGLEAKEGEDSPKRKVRYRVDLGRAEIARQIEKQASEKLAEFGIQVEDVKIKRINYIDSVRSSVYDRMIAERNQIAEKFRAEGEGEASNIRGEKERELQVVKSQAYKQAQEIKGKADAQAARIYAAAYGKDPEFYAFVKTMDLYQKTLEKDSTVILSTDSELMKYFKKSSN, from the coding sequence ATGGAAGAAACAAATAGTAATGTGGGAAGGGTGCCTGCCGTTCTGCTGGGAATCATAATTATTGCGGCGTTTGTTTTATTTAATTCTGCATACGTGATAGATGAAACCGAACAGGTGGTCATCACCCAGTTCGGACGTATTGTGGGCGATGCGAAAACAACACCTGGATTAAAGTTTAAAATTCCATTTATCCAGAAGGTCAATTTTTTCCCCAAAATTTTGCTTGAATGGGATGGGGACCCGGGGCAGATTCCCACAAAAGATAAAACATATATCTGGGTGGATACCTTTGCCCGGTGGCGGATCAGTGATCCCATTGTCTATTTCCAGACAGTGAAAGATGAATTCTCTGCGCTCAAAAGACTGGATGATATTATTGATCCGGCCATGCGGGATTTGATTTCTGCATACCCCCTTGTGGAAAGTGTAAGAAATACAGATCGGCCCATGGATACCTTTGACGCCATTCAGGGTTTGGAGGCCAAGGAGGGTGAGGACTCGCCAAAGCGCAAGGTTCGATATCGTGTGGACCTGGGCCGGGCTGAAATAGCCCGTCAAATCGAAAAGCAGGCCAGCGAGAAATTGGCGGAGTTCGGTATTCAGGTCGAGGATGTTAAGATTAAGCGCATCAATTATATCGACAGTGTGCGCAGTTCCGTCTATGACCGGATGATTGCCGAAAGAAATCAGATCGCAGAGAAATTCCGGGCAGAAGGTGAAGGCGAAGCCAGCAATATCCGAGGCGAGAAAGAAAGAGAGTTGCAGGTCGTTAAGTCCCAGGCGTATAAACAGGCCCAGGAAATCAAAGGCAAGGCCGATGCCCAGGCGGCCCGGATCTATGCCGCTGCCTATGGGAAGGATCCTGAATTCTATGCCTTTGTTAAAACCATGGACCTGTATCAAAAAACGCTTGAAAAGGACAGTACTGTTATTTTGTCAACAGATTCCGAGTTGATGAAATATTTCAAGAAAAGTTCAAATTAG
- the hflK gene encoding FtsH protease activity modulator HflK yields MNWDWEKLRENQKKYEQKQGGGGPGMPTPPQMDDLLNKFKGFKFSGIFFVVILIIILMLGVSTVFTIGRSEVGVIQRFGKYNRLAQPGLNFKMPAGIEKVTKVNVRQVETEEFGFKTYNGSGSYRSPAESSRQEASLMLTGDLNVAIVPWIVQYRRSDPRAYLFNVKDVRSLLRHMSEATMRIVVGDRSINEVISSRAEIASAAKELLQAEMDNAQAGISIVNIEMKKTNVPEPVQASFNEVNQAIQEKEQTIYKAREEYNKAIPLARGEAKRVIKDAEGYAIDRVNRAQGDAAKFKAIYDEYVQAKDVTRKRMYLESMLEVLPKLENKYIIDSDQKNLLPFVNMGAKLSGQTLQKGE; encoded by the coding sequence ATGAATTGGGACTGGGAAAAACTTCGAGAAAATCAAAAAAAATATGAACAAAAACAAGGCGGCGGTGGGCCGGGAATGCCGACACCGCCCCAGATGGATGATCTGTTAAACAAATTTAAGGGATTTAAGTTTTCCGGCATCTTTTTTGTAGTTATTCTTATCATTATTTTAATGTTGGGCGTTTCCACTGTATTTACCATTGGCCGAAGCGAGGTCGGGGTGATTCAGCGTTTCGGCAAGTACAATCGTCTGGCTCAGCCCGGCTTGAATTTCAAAATGCCTGCGGGCATCGAAAAAGTGACCAAGGTAAACGTCAGGCAGGTTGAGACCGAAGAGTTCGGATTTAAAACGTATAACGGAAGCGGATCATATCGTTCGCCTGCGGAATCTTCCCGGCAGGAGGCCTCCTTAATGCTTACCGGCGACCTTAACGTTGCTATTGTTCCCTGGATTGTTCAATACCGGCGATCCGATCCAAGGGCGTATCTGTTTAATGTCAAGGACGTCAGATCTCTGTTGAGGCATATGTCCGAAGCAACCATGAGAATCGTTGTGGGAGACAGGAGTATTAATGAGGTCATCTCAAGCCGTGCCGAAATTGCCAGTGCGGCCAAGGAGTTGCTTCAAGCTGAAATGGACAATGCCCAGGCCGGCATCAGTATCGTCAATATTGAAATGAAAAAAACCAATGTGCCTGAACCGGTGCAGGCCTCTTTTAACGAGGTAAACCAGGCCATCCAGGAAAAAGAGCAGACCATTTACAAAGCCCGGGAAGAGTATAACAAGGCTATTCCCCTGGCCCGGGGTGAGGCAAAACGTGTAATCAAAGATGCTGAAGGTTATGCCATTGACCGGGTGAACCGTGCCCAGGGTGATGCGGCCAAGTTTAAGGCCATCTATGATGAGTATGTCCAGGCAAAGGACGTAACACGCAAACGGATGTATCTGGAATCCATGCTTGAGGTCCTGCCCAAACTTGAAAATAAATATATCATTGATTCAGATCAGAAAAACTTGCTGCCGTTCGTAAATATGGGTGCTAAGTTGTCCGGTCAAACCCTTCAGAAAGGTGAATAG
- a CDS encoding DUF721 domain-containing protein, with protein sequence MNKKTSTAHLTHISDILAKALPKYRPAQKNEITLIWDIWDLALGNPIAQNAKPDTFKNGLLQVTVSSSVWIQQLKFLEKEMITSLNARLNTPLISKLRFKIGEIHY encoded by the coding sequence ATGAACAAAAAAACAAGTACCGCCCATTTGACGCATATCAGTGACATACTGGCAAAGGCGCTGCCAAAATACAGGCCGGCACAAAAAAATGAGATTACGTTGATATGGGATATATGGGATTTGGCCTTGGGAAATCCCATTGCCCAGAATGCAAAGCCGGATACCTTCAAAAACGGCCTTTTACAGGTCACCGTGTCAAGCTCTGTATGGATACAGCAACTCAAATTTTTGGAAAAAGAGATGATTACGAGTCTGAATGCAAGGCTCAATACCCCCTTAATTTCAAAGCTGCGGTTTAAAATTGGAGAAATACACTACTGA
- a CDS encoding methyltransferase, translated as MRQPAQGYRYSMDPFVLCNQVPPDCSAGRILDIGCGCGIIPAILGYRFPQARITGVEIQTPLADIAIKNVANNNLEQTVSITNADIKDYNPPSQSEPFDLVLSNPPYKKHNTGRLNPDIQKAIARHEIAMDIQTIAAKADTLLGPSGRFMIIFPSERLQDIELAVQITSICPEWIRYVHTGQQKPPKRVIFSGRKNITVKKRILPPIFLSSDNIANMNISSKRINP; from the coding sequence TTGCGGCAGCCGGCACAAGGCTATCGTTACAGCATGGACCCCTTTGTCCTGTGCAACCAGGTCCCGCCGGACTGTTCTGCGGGCCGCATCCTTGATATCGGATGCGGCTGCGGCATTATCCCTGCCATCCTGGGATACCGCTTTCCCCAAGCCCGTATTACCGGCGTTGAAATTCAAACGCCACTGGCTGACATTGCTATAAAAAACGTCGCAAACAATAACCTTGAACAAACGGTATCAATCACTAACGCGGACATTAAAGACTATAATCCTCCCTCCCAAAGCGAACCTTTTGACCTTGTCCTCTCAAATCCGCCGTATAAAAAGCACAATACAGGAAGATTGAACCCGGATATTCAAAAAGCCATCGCCCGGCATGAAATTGCCATGGACATCCAAACTATTGCCGCAAAAGCGGACACACTGCTTGGCCCCAGCGGCCGCTTTATGATCATCTTTCCTTCCGAACGATTGCAGGACATAGAGCTGGCGGTTCAGATAACATCCATCTGTCCGGAGTGGATACGCTATGTTCATACAGGACAACAAAAACCACCCAAGCGTGTTATTTTTTCAGGACGCAAAAATATAACTGTCAAGAAACGTATTTTACCCCCCATTTTCCTGTCGTCCGACAATATCGCAAATATGAATATATCATCCAAACGCATTAACCCTTGA
- a CDS encoding KamA family radical SAM protein, whose product MSTKTKYNNSNTTAEAEETYSAVWEKFMAGAVRDPAELCRRLKISDENVNLNPNFPILVPEPFLQRIKPQAPLDPLLLQVLPRKEESIVSPGFTTDPLGENSHVRPEGTLSKYYGRSLIVTGKRCSIHCRFCFRRHLLRPGIEKNNLPGGFSMDPETIAARFQADPTIHEVILSGGDPLMLSDRQLRELICRLDQVPSINRIRIHTRMPIIVPQRITEDLLSIIGKKNRSGKTAQTIIVLHINHPNELDAEVCRSIEKLIDAGIVLLSQSVLLRQVNDTLPVLTELFERLIDLGVIPYYLHQLDRVAGAAHFEVSPEKGCDLITQLRARLPGYAVPRYVREISGEPGKVVLK is encoded by the coding sequence ATGAGCACTAAAACAAAGTACAACAATTCCAATACAACGGCGGAAGCAGAAGAAACCTATTCGGCCGTGTGGGAAAAATTCATGGCCGGGGCAGTGCGTGATCCTGCTGAATTATGCCGCCGCCTGAAAATTTCAGATGAAAATGTAAACTTAAATCCGAATTTCCCAATACTTGTGCCGGAACCATTTTTACAGCGCATAAAGCCCCAAGCCCCCCTGGACCCGCTTTTACTTCAGGTCCTACCCAGAAAAGAAGAATCAATTGTCAGCCCAGGGTTTACAACCGATCCGCTTGGAGAAAACAGCCATGTAAGACCGGAAGGCACCCTGTCCAAATACTACGGTCGTTCTCTTATCGTAACAGGCAAGCGGTGCAGTATCCACTGCCGGTTCTGCTTCAGACGGCATCTGCTGCGTCCAGGGATAGAGAAAAACAATTTGCCAGGCGGTTTCAGCATGGATCCGGAAACCATTGCCGCTCGGTTTCAAGCAGACCCCACAATCCATGAAGTCATTCTCAGCGGCGGCGACCCCCTGATGCTAAGTGACAGACAACTTAGGGAGCTTATTTGCCGTCTTGACCAGGTGCCAAGCATAAATAGAATCAGAATCCACACCAGGATGCCGATCATTGTTCCCCAGCGAATCACCGAAGATCTGCTCAGTATTATTGGCAAGAAAAACCGTTCCGGCAAGACCGCGCAAACGATTATTGTACTGCACATAAACCACCCCAATGAGCTTGATGCCGAGGTATGCCGGTCAATCGAGAAATTGATTGATGCAGGAATTGTTTTACTGAGTCAATCCGTACTGTTACGACAGGTGAATGATACATTACCGGTTTTGACTGAACTTTTTGAGCGCCTTATCGATTTAGGGGTAATACCATACTATCTTCACCAGCTTGATCGGGTTGCAGGCGCGGCTCATTTTGAAGTTTCGCCTGAAAAGGGATGTGATCTGATAACACAACTGAGGGCACGACTGCCGGGATATGCAGTCCCACGCTATGTCAGAGAGATATCAGGAGAGCCGGGAAAGGTTGTGCTAAAATAG
- a CDS encoding exopolyphosphatase, giving the protein MRLVTRSDFDGLGCAAILKEKGIIDDIKFVHPKDIQDGKIEITCDDILANIPFVPDCGIWFDHHSSEQERKVFGNFEGCSEPSAPSAARVIYDYYGGLEYFKNKHLDELVRAVDKADAAQFTKEEILNPQGWVLLSFIMDPRTGLGRYKDYRISNYALMMDMIDYCRSKTDWEILEIPDIKERTVRYFEQDKPFRQMLLDNSRMEGDVVVLDLRNQDEIYTGNRFLLYSLFPDANISMQIMWGFQRQNIVITCGYSIINKSATADVGSLMLKYGGGGHRRVGTCQVPIEKADEIIKAISEALNKDKGAD; this is encoded by the coding sequence ATGCGATTGGTTACCCGATCCGACTTTGACGGCCTTGGCTGTGCAGCCATTCTCAAAGAAAAAGGAATTATTGATGACATAAAATTCGTCCATCCCAAGGATATCCAGGACGGAAAAATTGAAATAACCTGTGACGACATTTTGGCAAACATTCCTTTCGTTCCCGATTGCGGCATTTGGTTTGATCACCACTCCAGCGAACAGGAACGAAAGGTATTCGGCAACTTTGAAGGGTGCAGCGAACCTTCGGCACCAAGCGCGGCCCGGGTGATTTACGACTATTACGGCGGCTTGGAATATTTTAAAAATAAGCATCTTGATGAGCTGGTTCGAGCCGTTGATAAAGCAGATGCAGCCCAGTTTACCAAAGAGGAAATTCTCAATCCCCAAGGCTGGGTGCTTTTGTCGTTTATCATGGATCCGCGCACAGGTCTTGGCCGTTACAAGGATTACCGCATCAGCAATTATGCGTTGATGATGGATATGATTGATTACTGCCGTAGCAAGACCGATTGGGAGATTCTTGAGATTCCGGACATCAAGGAACGAACCGTGCGGTACTTTGAACAGGACAAACCGTTTCGTCAAATGCTCCTTGATAACAGTCGAATGGAAGGCGACGTTGTGGTGCTTGACCTAAGAAACCAGGATGAAATCTACACCGGCAATCGCTTTTTACTGTATAGCCTGTTTCCCGATGCGAATATCTCCATGCAGATTATGTGGGGATTTCAGCGGCAGAATATCGTTATTACATGCGGTTACAGCATTATTAACAAAAGCGCTACAGCTGATGTGGGATCTTTGATGCTCAAATATGGCGGTGGCGGTCACCGGCGTGTGGGCACCTGCCAGGTGCCCATTGAAAAGGCGGATGAAATTATCAAGGCGATTTCCGAAGCACTCAACAAGGACAAAGGCGCTGATTAA
- a CDS encoding UDP-glucose/GDP-mannose dehydrogenase family protein: MKLTIIGTGYVGLVTGACFSEMGSHVTCVDIDQEKIENLKKGILPIYEPGLESIVLNNSQEGTLEFTTELSEAAKDCNVFFIAVGTPPGEDGSADLKYVLEVARQIGSVIEDYAVIVDKSTVPVGTADKVRAEVRKELEARGENIEFDVVSNPEFLKEGAAVNDFLKPDRIIVGADSDRAAKLMRRLYAPFSRNRDKMLFMNVKDAEMTKYAANSMLATKISFMNEISNLCERLGVDVENVRKGIGSDSRIGYSFIYPGCGYGGSCFPKDVKALVKTSRDADFTPTLLEAVEERNNLQKQVLGAKVTRRFGQNLTGRTFGIWGLAFKPGTDDMREASSRVLIKTLVDAGARVNVYDPVAMEQAKKEIPAQEQVKINFAQDQYSALDGADACILVTEWKTFRQPDFKKMAALMKERVIFDGRNQYDPDEIKEAGFEYHGIGRELR; encoded by the coding sequence ATGAAATTAACGATTATCGGTACCGGATATGTAGGTCTGGTCACGGGCGCATGTTTTTCTGAAATGGGCAGTCATGTCACTTGTGTGGACATTGATCAAGAAAAAATAGAGAATCTCAAAAAAGGCATCCTGCCCATCTATGAACCTGGTCTTGAGTCCATTGTTCTCAATAATTCCCAGGAAGGGACCCTTGAGTTCACCACTGAGCTGTCCGAGGCTGCAAAGGACTGCAATGTGTTTTTCATTGCCGTGGGTACCCCTCCCGGAGAGGACGGATCTGCAGACTTGAAGTATGTGCTGGAAGTGGCCAGGCAGATTGGTTCGGTTATCGAAGATTATGCCGTGATTGTGGATAAATCCACGGTGCCCGTGGGAACTGCAGACAAGGTCAGAGCCGAGGTCCGCAAAGAACTTGAGGCCCGGGGTGAAAATATTGAGTTCGACGTGGTGTCAAATCCCGAATTCCTTAAAGAAGGGGCTGCGGTGAATGATTTTCTTAAGCCGGACCGGATTATTGTCGGCGCGGATTCCGACCGGGCCGCCAAGCTCATGCGCAGACTGTATGCGCCGTTTTCAAGAAACCGGGACAAAATGCTGTTTATGAACGTCAAGGATGCTGAGATGACGAAATATGCGGCCAACTCCATGCTGGCCACAAAGATTTCATTCATGAACGAGATCTCCAATTTGTGCGAACGCTTGGGTGTGGATGTGGAGAACGTGCGCAAGGGGATCGGTTCGGATTCCCGTATTGGGTATTCATTTATTTATCCCGGCTGTGGATACGGCGGGTCGTGTTTTCCCAAAGATGTCAAGGCCCTTGTGAAAACCAGCCGGGACGCCGATTTTACCCCCACGCTCCTGGAGGCTGTGGAAGAGAGAAACAATCTGCAAAAACAGGTGCTTGGTGCCAAGGTGACCCGTCGATTCGGCCAGAATTTGACCGGGCGGACATTCGGTATCTGGGGGCTGGCCTTTAAGCCCGGTACCGATGACATGCGCGAAGCCTCTTCCCGGGTATTGATTAAAACCCTTGTGGATGCAGGTGCCCGGGTAAATGTCTATGATCCCGTGGCCATGGAACAGGCTAAAAAGGAGATCCCGGCACAGGAGCAGGTAAAGATTAATTTCGCCCAGGACCAGTATTCGGCCCTGGACGGTGCGGATGCCTGCATTCTGGTGACCGAGTGGAAGACCTTCAGACAGCCCGATTTTAAGAAGATGGCCGCTTTGATGAAAGAACGGGTGATTTTTGACGGCAGAAACCAGTATGACCCTGACGAAATCAAAGAAGCCGGGTTTGAGTATCATGGTATCGGAAGGGAATTAAGATAA
- the elbB gene encoding isoprenoid biosynthesis glyoxalase ElbB, whose product MGKKIGVLLAGCGVYDGSEIHEAVLTMLYLDQAGAEIICMAPNMNQFHVIDHLAGTETSEKRNVLVESARIARGDIKDLKDVQAGDMDALIIPGGFGAAKNLSDFAINNVDAKVHPEVQRIITDMVNSDKPVGALCIAPATLTKALADKHPEVTIGTDQGTADAIEQMGGKHVSCAVDQIHIDKGKKIVTTPAYMLGPNIKDVAKGIEKLVAEVIAMA is encoded by the coding sequence ATGGGAAAGAAAATTGGCGTATTATTGGCAGGGTGTGGCGTATATGACGGTTCTGAAATTCATGAAGCAGTATTAACAATGCTGTACCTGGATCAGGCCGGTGCTGAGATTATCTGCATGGCACCGAACATGAATCAATTTCATGTAATTGACCATTTAGCGGGCACAGAAACATCCGAAAAAAGAAATGTACTTGTGGAATCCGCCCGAATTGCCAGGGGAGATATCAAGGATTTAAAAGATGTCCAAGCCGGTGACATGGATGCCCTCATCATTCCAGGTGGATTTGGTGCCGCCAAGAATTTAAGTGATTTTGCAATTAACAATGTTGACGCCAAGGTTCACCCGGAAGTCCAGAGAATCATCACCGACATGGTCAACAGCGACAAGCCCGTCGGCGCTCTTTGCATTGCGCCAGCCACATTGACCAAGGCACTTGCAGACAAACATCCCGAAGTCACCATCGGAACCGACCAGGGCACCGCAGATGCCATCGAGCAGATGGGCGGCAAGCATGTGTCATGCGCCGTTGATCAGATCCATATCGACAAAGGCAAAAAAATTGTGACCACACCGGCATACATGCTTGGACCCAATATTAAAGATGTTGCAAAGGGCATTGAAAAATTAGTTGCAGAAGTGATAGCTATGGCATGA
- the pepN gene encoding aminopeptidase N, with translation MNEHKKIQLKDYRPFEFIVDHVDLIFDIQDDHTQVTSKLKIRKDPAWADETTPLVLNKGKFDIVSVVAGDMVLLPGEYKSDDETFTLVATPDIFELEITNILKPDENTALEGLYRSGSILCTQCEAQGFRNITPYPDRPDVMAPFSCTIVADKTRYPVLLSNGNPVKSGDLDNNRHFAVWEDPFKKPCYLFALVAGDLAVLEDQFTTASGKDVALKIYSEQENINLCGHAMTSLKQSMAWDEERFGREYDLDLYQIVAINDFNAGAMENKGLNIFNAKYVLADPQTATDDDFMGIQGVIAHEYFHNWTGNRITLKNWFQLSLKEGLTVFRDQEFSSDMNSRPVKRISDVKNLMAAQFPEDSGPMTHPVRPDSYIKMDNFYTMTVYEKGAEVIRMIYQLLGQDLFRKGMDLYFEKFDGMAVTLEDFVGVMAEVSGRNLDQFFLWYTQSGTPAVSMTRQYDENAKTLSLSFTQATAPDRNQSEKKAFHIPVKISLINKAGETVKQAALYELTQGTETVEFDNVPADVYPSVFRECTAPVRLTTDFSDQDLAFLMARDTDPFNQWRAAQTLFIDEIRNLVTAIQTQNPLTVSQGLIEAFSLALEDQEKDRAFLAKALALPLETEIKDHFDIIDVEAIHQARTFLEQTLAKTLASKFTTVYDICSDADPNDLSGEAMAERSLKNLCLSYLGSLTTDKDSQVLVQKQFETAGNMTDEFAAFKILSHMNPDLRDKASRAFYDKWQARTLVIDKWFSVQAQSQLDDTLDQVKNLTGHKDFTMANPNKVRALIFAFAMTNPMHFHRADGQGYEFVAERILTLDKLNHQTAARLCACFNLWKRYDENRQAMMKKQLEKMAGQKDLSRNLYEIVSRALE, from the coding sequence ATGAATGAACACAAAAAAATACAGTTAAAAGACTACCGGCCCTTTGAATTCATTGTCGACCATGTTGATCTGATCTTTGATATCCAGGATGACCATACCCAGGTGACATCCAAACTTAAGATAAGAAAAGATCCGGCCTGGGCAGATGAAACAACGCCTTTGGTACTCAACAAGGGAAAGTTTGACATTGTTTCCGTGGTTGCCGGTGATATGGTGCTTCTGCCGGGTGAATACAAAAGCGATGATGAAACCTTCACCCTTGTTGCCACCCCGGATATTTTTGAGCTTGAAATCACAAATATTCTCAAGCCCGATGAAAATACAGCCCTAGAAGGGTTATACCGTTCGGGAAGCATTTTATGCACCCAGTGCGAGGCCCAGGGGTTTCGCAATATCACGCCCTACCCGGACCGCCCCGATGTGATGGCGCCTTTTTCATGCACCATTGTGGCGGATAAAACCCGTTATCCGGTCCTGTTATCCAACGGCAACCCAGTAAAATCAGGGGATCTTGACAACAACCGCCATTTTGCCGTATGGGAAGACCCCTTTAAAAAGCCCTGTTATCTGTTTGCCCTGGTGGCAGGCGACCTTGCCGTGTTGGAAGATCAATTCACAACCGCATCCGGCAAGGATGTGGCCCTTAAAATCTACTCTGAACAAGAGAATATCAATCTTTGCGGCCATGCCATGACCTCCTTGAAACAGTCCATGGCGTGGGATGAAGAGCGATTTGGCCGGGAATATGATCTGGACCTGTACCAGATTGTGGCCATCAACGACTTTAACGCCGGGGCCATGGAAAACAAGGGGCTGAACATATTTAACGCCAAATATGTGCTGGCAGATCCCCAGACAGCCACAGACGATGATTTCATGGGCATCCAGGGCGTTATTGCCCACGAATATTTCCACAACTGGACCGGCAACCGGATCACCCTGAAAAACTGGTTCCAGCTCAGCCTCAAGGAAGGCCTTACCGTCTTCCGGGACCAGGAATTTTCATCGGACATGAATTCTCGGCCGGTAAAACGCATCAGCGACGTAAAAAATCTTATGGCGGCCCAGTTTCCCGAAGACAGCGGCCCCATGACCCACCCGGTACGACCTGACTCATACATCAAAATGGATAACTTTTACACCATGACAGTGTATGAAAAAGGTGCCGAAGTGATCCGCATGATCTATCAGCTTCTGGGGCAGGATCTGTTCCGCAAGGGCATGGATCTCTATTTTGAAAAATTCGACGGCATGGCCGTCACCCTTGAGGACTTTGTCGGTGTCATGGCCGAGGTGTCCGGCCGTAACCTGGACCAGTTTTTCCTGTGGTACACCCAGTCCGGCACACCGGCGGTATCCATGACCCGGCAATATGATGAAAACGCAAAGACGCTGTCTCTATCCTTCACCCAGGCCACGGCACCTGACCGGAATCAATCCGAGAAAAAAGCGTTTCACATTCCCGTCAAAATCTCTTTGATCAACAAGGCCGGGGAAACCGTCAAGCAAGCGGCGTTGTATGAGCTGACCCAGGGAACCGAGACGGTTGAATTTGATAATGTGCCTGCCGACGTCTATCCGTCCGTATTCAGGGAATGTACAGCACCGGTACGGCTGACCACGGACTTTTCAGATCAAGATCTTGCCTTTCTCATGGCCCGGGATACCGACCCCTTTAACCAGTGGCGGGCAGCCCAAACCTTGTTCATTGATGAGATCAGAAATCTGGTAACGGCCATCCAGACCCAAAATCCCTTGACCGTATCCCAAGGACTTATTGAGGCCTTTTCGTTAGCCCTGGAAGACCAGGAAAAAGACAGGGCATTTCTTGCCAAGGCCCTTGCCCTGCCCTTAGAAACAGAGATCAAAGATCATTTTGATATCATAGATGTTGAGGCCATTCACCAGGCAAGAACCTTTTTGGAACAAACCCTGGCCAAAACCCTGGCTTCAAAATTTACAACCGTATATGACATCTGCAGTGACGCAGATCCAAATGATCTATCCGGCGAAGCCATGGCGGAGAGAAGCCTTAAAAACCTTTGTCTTTCCTATCTTGGTAGCCTGACGACCGACAAAGACAGCCAGGTGCTTGTGCAAAAACAGTTTGAAACGGCAGGCAACATGACCGATGAATTTGCCGCCTTTAAAATCCTGAGCCACATGAATCCAGACCTGCGTGACAAGGCAAGCCGGGCATTTTATGACAAATGGCAGGCCCGAACCCTGGTGATCGACAAATGGTTTTCCGTCCAGGCCCAGTCCCAGCTTGACGATACATTGGACCAGGTGAAAAACTTAACCGGCCACAAAGATTTTACCATGGCCAACCCCAACAAGGTCCGGGCGCTCATATTTGCCTTTGCCATGACCAACCCCATGCATTTTCACAGGGCTGACGGCCAGGGGTATGAATTTGTGGCAGAACGGATTCTGACCCTGGATAAACTCAACCACCAGACCGCTGCCCGGCTCTGCGCCTGTTTCAATCTGTGGAAACGCTATGATGAGAACAGACAGGCAATGATGAAAAAGCAGCTGGAAAAGATGGCCGGACAAAAAGATCTATCCAGAAATCTTTATGAAATAGTCTCCCGGGCGCTGGAATAA